One window of the Bradyrhizobium sp. NP1 genome contains the following:
- a CDS encoding K(+)-transporting ATPase subunit C: MIREIRPAIVLLVALTLITGLAYPLAMTGIAGVLFPTQAQGSLIEKDGKVVGSALIGQEFKDEKYFHGRLSATTAPDPADSTKTVPAPYNAANSGGSNLGPTSKALADRLKEDVDKLKTENPSTPVPADLVTTSASGLDPDISPEGALFQVRRVAKARNMPEERVRELVAQNTQARFAGLLGERRVNVLALNLALDAAAK, encoded by the coding sequence GAGAAATCCGTCCCGCCATCGTGCTCCTGGTCGCGCTTACGCTGATCACGGGCCTGGCCTATCCCCTCGCCATGACCGGCATTGCCGGCGTGCTTTTCCCGACGCAGGCGCAAGGCAGCCTGATCGAGAAGGACGGCAAGGTGGTCGGCTCGGCGCTGATCGGCCAGGAATTCAAGGACGAGAAGTATTTCCACGGCCGGCTCTCGGCGACCACGGCGCCCGATCCCGCCGATTCCACCAAGACCGTGCCGGCGCCCTATAACGCGGCCAATTCCGGCGGCTCCAATCTCGGGCCGACCAGCAAGGCGCTGGCCGACCGTCTGAAGGAGGACGTCGACAAGCTGAAGACGGAAAATCCGTCGACGCCGGTGCCCGCCGACCTCGTCACCACCTCGGCGAGCGGCCTCGACCCCGATATCTCGCCGGAAGGCGCGCTCTTCCAGGTGCGGCGGGTGGCGAAGGCGCGCAACATGCCCGAAGAGCGTGTCCGCGAGCTGGTAGCGCAGAACACGCAGGCCCGCTTTGCCGGCCTGCTCGGCGAGCGCCGCGTCAACGTGCTGGCGCTCAATTTGGCGCTGGATGCGGCGGCGAAATAG